One region of Syntrophobacter fumaroxidans MPOB genomic DNA includes:
- a CDS encoding S8 family serine peptidase, translated as MEPVFRNARAPKAGERILSSLGKSVPKPDLTKWYRARISKSKKKKDIHALVDALSGQPGVEYVEPDYYRRPVGAPIKTPGTGHSNRLSSPPDGSTDPLYGQQWHLDAANIPLAWQWLEDQGFSPGGSRDIVVAVIDTGVDYNHPDLAANMWVNSREIPGNGIDDDANGFIDDVHGVNVVSNSWNESGNPLDDHGHGTHVAGIIAAQGKNGLGGVGVAYNVQVMAIKAAQYSGVLATSDIAEAIYYAVSQGADIINMSFGGYARSQVEEDALAVAFEQAVLVAAAGNDGAINLPCIGGRDMYPAAYNWVLGVMASTPSGLIASFSNTDCVPHDSHEYELMAPGVDIWSTFPNEQYAAWDGTSMAAPVVSGIAALLRTKWTDKELYTSRFIMGQIAANAGPVADALASLTVAPKPELSYLEHWLFDTTSQSAVNDNDGIVDAGETVDLAIVIRNHWGKADPVTVKLEAWAEGAFQADPYVTIPIDTVDYGAVGSFNWDDNGLIYDEQGVIVGVAHPFQFIVSQDCPNDHVIPFRLTITARNGLDPMDTTVYTTESRFYQVVQRGRELPRYITEDTVLTKDYFWILPGQTRVNSGITLTISEGAQIQWGSPAPQDPYAEPTGADISVYGNLLINGTYHEPVELFPLRINQYNRKVSINTFDPGTFNVKYTRVDTPEWGMSGAKNGPNSIDHCIIFQDVTALGGTGITMQGPPRSITNSIIYSWPDHNSLIPGTANTCLFEAKGDSWAYHMSYGNARLLINSTFIQNNTENRVWGLYWYGCNEDCYQTELEASVNSRHINNAFLSKYWDPNINHWMRTSFQLVSEDKFVAMANNYWGTTSTTLIDAAIKDLNDVFGIGTLVYQPILTTPATTTYPFVVDITLSTAGNPDASVVGAEAVTFNVTFNRDMDTSAQPQVSFGPDTPLTDYTVHPVSGGWTDPRTWVGTFNVTPITGDGYQLIRVAGARAADDPWLVTGNDAGRFRFEIITSGIESMNLQATGGEGYIDLAWTQNDFELLAGFNLYKSTAADGSYTRLNSIMLPSGQRAFRDTNVQPGQPAFYKFTVVKTDMSESKFSNVATATPIDTIPPVISHSPITSAEPGLPVSLFADVTDNVGVSAVTLHFRPMAGSSYSARAMIKTTGNRYSATLEGTLLTPPGIEYYISATDGISTVYSGRPEYPYQVGVVDRPVVTAVSPGNGPDAGGTPVTVAGSNFKAGSTVTFGGAAAGNISVVSGNQITCETPPHFPELVDVAVSNPDGQSGVLLRGYTYASEAASLSLPNVGGGQYAIVQVPINASVQGLAAADLKVTFNNGVLHARGVSNGSLTPGWSVAAHTGTPGEVRISMASPGGTVAGSGVLVNIEFEVVGTPGGGSALHPVDVSLNDGAIPVQTADGSFTVDAVYGISGTVVYWKDGTGIPGTLLTATGERAHEALSGSGGEYGLSGLPAGDYSVSPAKSDDTDGISAYDASLVLQHAVGLISLTGHQSVAADVNKTGAITAMDATYILQKAVGLIALPFPGAGVVWEFSPQSRTYSNLGANLTGQNYTGILIGDVSGNWSSGAQGQSVESGSAPALTPMTARAPVRPGLALSGKARLWVGRALSDPSGVFAIPLKVKVQKGEVFSGMLTLHYSTDRYEAVSVGAGSVAQGAMLVSNLSRPGRIRIALAAPAGFEQSGDLVWIKLKKKRKEVGPPKVVIKRAVLNDNHFETLF; from the coding sequence ATGGAGCCGGTCTTCCGTAATGCGAGGGCGCCGAAGGCTGGAGAGAGGATACTGTCGTCCCTGGGGAAGAGTGTCCCCAAACCAGATCTCACAAAATGGTATCGCGCGCGGATATCGAAATCGAAAAAGAAAAAAGACATCCATGCGCTGGTGGACGCGCTGAGTGGGCAGCCGGGTGTCGAATATGTCGAGCCGGACTACTATCGACGTCCTGTCGGCGCCCCGATTAAGACTCCCGGCACGGGACACTCGAATCGCCTGTCCAGCCCGCCCGACGGTTCCACCGATCCGCTGTACGGCCAACAATGGCACCTGGATGCCGCGAACATTCCCCTGGCGTGGCAGTGGCTGGAAGATCAGGGGTTCAGCCCCGGCGGCAGCCGGGATATCGTCGTCGCGGTGATCGACACCGGTGTGGATTACAATCATCCCGACCTGGCGGCCAACATGTGGGTGAACAGCCGTGAGATCCCGGGGAACGGCATAGACGACGACGCAAACGGTTTCATTGACGATGTGCACGGTGTGAACGTCGTGAGCAACAGCTGGAATGAATCGGGCAATCCCCTGGACGATCACGGCCACGGCACCCACGTTGCCGGGATCATTGCCGCCCAGGGGAAAAACGGCCTGGGGGGCGTGGGGGTCGCCTATAACGTCCAGGTCATGGCTATCAAGGCGGCACAGTACTCTGGGGTGCTGGCCACGTCCGACATCGCCGAAGCCATTTATTACGCCGTTTCCCAGGGGGCGGACATCATCAACATGTCTTTCGGCGGGTACGCCCGTTCACAGGTCGAGGAAGATGCCCTGGCGGTGGCTTTTGAACAAGCGGTGCTGGTCGCCGCGGCGGGCAACGATGGAGCTATCAATCTGCCTTGCATTGGGGGGCGCGACATGTATCCGGCGGCCTACAACTGGGTGCTGGGGGTGATGGCTTCGACGCCGAGCGGACTAATCGCGAGCTTTTCCAACACGGATTGCGTTCCCCATGACTCGCACGAATACGAGCTCATGGCTCCCGGCGTCGACATATGGAGCACATTCCCCAACGAGCAGTATGCAGCCTGGGACGGCACATCCATGGCGGCCCCCGTGGTCTCGGGAATCGCGGCGCTCCTTCGCACCAAGTGGACGGACAAGGAACTCTACACCTCGCGTTTCATCATGGGCCAGATTGCGGCGAATGCCGGTCCCGTCGCCGACGCCCTCGCTTCGCTCACAGTCGCGCCGAAACCCGAGCTTTCCTACCTGGAGCACTGGCTCTTCGACACAACGTCGCAAAGCGCCGTCAATGACAACGATGGAATCGTGGATGCCGGGGAAACGGTCGACCTGGCCATCGTTATCCGCAACCACTGGGGAAAGGCCGACCCGGTGACCGTCAAGCTGGAAGCCTGGGCAGAGGGCGCGTTCCAGGCAGATCCCTACGTCACCATTCCCATAGACACGGTGGACTACGGGGCCGTCGGATCGTTCAACTGGGACGACAACGGACTCATATACGACGAGCAGGGAGTCATTGTGGGGGTCGCTCACCCTTTTCAATTCATCGTCTCGCAGGACTGCCCCAACGATCACGTCATCCCGTTCCGCCTCACCATTACGGCGCGCAACGGACTGGATCCGATGGACACGACCGTTTACACGACTGAATCGAGATTCTACCAGGTTGTCCAGCGCGGGCGGGAATTACCTCGGTACATCACCGAAGATACTGTCCTGACAAAAGACTATTTTTGGATCCTACCCGGTCAGACACGGGTCAACTCCGGTATTACGCTGACCATATCGGAGGGCGCCCAGATCCAGTGGGGCTCTCCGGCGCCTCAGGATCCATATGCTGAGCCAACCGGAGCCGACATAAGCGTCTATGGCAATCTGTTGATCAACGGCACTTATCATGAACCTGTTGAGCTCTTTCCACTCCGGATCAACCAATACAATCGTAAGGTGTCCATCAACACATTCGATCCCGGAACATTTAATGTCAAATACACAAGAGTGGATACACCTGAGTGGGGAATGAGTGGGGCAAAAAATGGGCCAAATTCAATTGATCACTGTATAATCTTTCAAGATGTAACAGCCCTTGGAGGTACAGGAATCACAATGCAAGGCCCTCCACGTTCTATAACTAATAGTATTATATACAGCTGGCCAGATCATAATTCGCTCATCCCAGGTACAGCAAATACTTGTCTTTTTGAGGCAAAAGGTGATAGCTGGGCATATCATATGTCTTATGGAAATGCACGATTATTGATTAATTCCACATTTATTCAAAATAATACTGAAAATCGTGTATGGGGTTTATATTGGTATGGATGCAATGAAGATTGTTATCAAACAGAATTGGAGGCAAGTGTTAATTCTAGACACATAAATAATGCATTCTTAAGTAAATATTGGGATCCTAATATAAATCATTGGATGAGAACTTCGTTTCAATTGGTTTCAGAAGACAAATTTGTGGCTATGGCCAACAACTACTGGGGCACTACATCAACAACACTTATTGATGCTGCAATTAAAGATCTTAACGATGTTTTTGGCATCGGGACTTTGGTTTATCAGCCTATCCTTACAACTCCTGCAACCACCACATATCCATTCGTCGTTGATATTACACTATCCACTGCCGGTAATCCCGATGCATCGGTAGTCGGTGCGGAGGCGGTTACCTTCAACGTCACGTTCAACCGTGATATGGACACTTCAGCCCAACCGCAGGTGTCATTCGGGCCCGATACGCCGTTGACCGACTATACCGTGCACCCTGTCAGCGGGGGCTGGACCGATCCGCGGACATGGGTCGGCACGTTCAATGTCACTCCGATCACGGGCGACGGCTACCAGCTCATACGCGTGGCCGGAGCCCGCGCCGCGGACGATCCGTGGCTGGTCACGGGCAACGACGCAGGCCGGTTCCGCTTCGAGATCATCACGTCCGGGATCGAATCGATGAACCTCCAGGCGACCGGCGGCGAGGGATACATCGACCTGGCGTGGACGCAGAACGACTTCGAGCTGCTCGCGGGATTCAACCTCTATAAATCCACCGCCGCGGACGGTTCCTACACGCGGCTGAACTCAATCATGCTCCCCTCCGGGCAGCGGGCCTTTCGCGACACCAATGTACAGCCCGGCCAGCCCGCTTTCTACAAGTTCACCGTGGTCAAGACGGACATGTCGGAGTCGAAATTCTCCAACGTGGCGACGGCAACCCCCATCGACACCATTCCACCGGTGATCAGCCACAGCCCGATCACCTCGGCCGAGCCCGGCCTGCCGGTCAGCCTTTTCGCCGACGTCACCGACAACGTCGGCGTGAGCGCGGTGACCTTGCACTTCCGCCCCATGGCCGGTTCGAGCTATTCCGCCAGGGCGATGATCAAGACCACCGGAAACCGTTACTCGGCGACGCTTGAAGGGACCCTTTTGACCCCGCCGGGGATCGAGTACTACATCTCGGCGACCGACGGCATCAGCACCGTGTATTCCGGGCGACCCGAATACCCTTACCAGGTCGGCGTGGTTGACCGTCCCGTGGTGACCGCGGTCAGCCCCGGCAACGGTCCGGATGCAGGCGGGACCCCGGTGACCGTCGCCGGCAGCAATTTCAAAGCGGGGTCGACGGTGACGTTCGGGGGCGCCGCGGCCGGGAATATCAGCGTGGTCAGCGGAAACCAGATCACCTGCGAAACGCCGCCTCACTTCCCGGAGCTCGTTGACGTGGCGGTGAGCAATCCGGATGGTCAGAGCGGCGTGCTTCTCCGCGGCTATACATACGCAAGCGAAGCCGCTTCGCTCAGCCTCCCGAACGTTGGCGGGGGGCAATATGCAATCGTCCAGGTTCCAATCAACGCCAGTGTCCAGGGGCTCGCCGCCGCCGACCTGAAGGTCACTTTCAACAACGGTGTGCTCCACGCACGAGGGGTGAGCAACGGCAGCCTGACACCCGGGTGGAGCGTCGCGGCCCACACGGGTACGCCGGGTGAAGTCCGGATTTCCATGGCGTCCCCGGGTGGAACCGTGGCCGGGTCCGGTGTATTGGTGAACATCGAATTCGAGGTAGTGGGTACGCCCGGCGGCGGTTCCGCTTTGCACCCGGTCGACGTCTCTCTCAACGATGGGGCCATTCCGGTTCAAACGGCGGACGGTTCGTTCACGGTGGATGCGGTCTACGGCATTTCCGGCACCGTGGTTTACTGGAAAGACGGGACCGGCATTCCGGGGACCTTGCTTACGGCGACGGGGGAGCGCGCCCATGAGGCGCTCAGCGGGTCCGGAGGCGAGTACGGCCTGTCGGGTCTGCCTGCGGGCGACTATTCGGTGAGCCCCGCCAAGTCGGACGACACGGACGGCATTTCCGCCTACGATGCGTCGCTGGTGCTGCAGCACGCCGTCGGCCTGATCAGCCTGACGGGTCACCAGTCGGTTGCCGCCGATGTGAACAAGACCGGTGCCATAACGGCAATGGATGCAACCTATATTTTGCAGAAGGCCGTGGGGCTGATTGCGCTGCCGTTTCCCGGGGCGGGTGTTGTCTGGGAGTTCAGTCCCCAGAGTCGAACGTATTCCAATCTCGGCGCCAATCTCACGGGGCAGAATTACACGGGCATTCTTATCGGCGACGTCAGCGGGAACTGGTCTTCCGGCGCCCAGGGGCAGTCGGTCGAAAGCGGTTCGGCTCCGGCTTTGACCCCAATGACCGCGCGGGCTCCTGTCCGGCCCGGTCTGGCTCTTTCAGGAAAAGCCCGCCTTTGGGTGGGCAGGGCGCTGTCGGATCCCTCGGGCGTGTTCGCGATTCCCTTGAAGGTGAAGGTCCAGAAAGGAGAAGTATTCTCCGGAATGCTCACGCTCCACTATTCGACGGACCGGTACGAGGCGGTTTCGGTGGGGGCGGGATCCGTTGCGCAAGGAGCGATGCTGGTATCCAATCTCTCCCGTCCGGGTCGGATCAGGATTGCCCTGGCCGCTCCCGCCGGGTTTGAGCAATCGGGAGATCTGGTCTGGATCAAATTGAAGAAGAAGCGAAAGGAAGTTGGGCCTCCCAAGGTCGTGATCAAGAGAGCCGTTTTGAACGACAATCATTTCGAAACGCTGTTCTAA
- a CDS encoding CDP-alcohol phosphatidyltransferase family protein, which yields MVRTAVILASDDKGMAPVFGIPAARRLALHLVRIGFTHIHMVGRVNSFVPVLSDLVPERCFHPVMNGESLERVVRELGIPAEERVLVLKANLVADRSALARFLASCGEATACRMEVAGARGRNDGLYLADQANLVSIVDSLWSNSDLDPAVLKDIKEIPALGGLPSIIEDRETDAGKSEDRLVKALGAQTEADDGLMARYFDRHISQFVSRRLAHTGIMPNHITLIGMTLGLIGALLLSLQGYWVKVVGSFLFVVCVIVDGVDGEVARLKMKESTFGHYLDIVTDNIVHAAIFVGIAFGLYHDTGDAGYLGYLWVLLGGFCVCLVAVYVFILRLDADTLSRSPKTLRIMALVTNRDFAYLVFALAVIGRLSWFLLGAALGSYAFAIVLCFVGSRERRTRAAAIKHPASSQ from the coding sequence ATGGTCAGAACGGCAGTTATTCTTGCTTCGGATGACAAGGGCATGGCGCCGGTTTTCGGCATCCCGGCGGCCCGGCGGCTGGCTCTACACCTGGTTCGGATTGGATTCACCCACATTCACATGGTTGGCCGGGTAAACTCTTTTGTCCCCGTCCTCTCCGACCTCGTGCCCGAGCGCTGCTTCCACCCGGTTATGAATGGGGAGTCCCTGGAGCGGGTTGTCCGAGAGCTCGGAATCCCCGCGGAAGAAAGGGTGTTGGTGCTCAAGGCGAATCTTGTCGCCGACCGAAGCGCCCTCGCCCGTTTCCTGGCCTCCTGCGGCGAAGCGACCGCCTGCCGCATGGAAGTCGCCGGGGCCCGCGGAAGAAACGACGGGCTCTACCTCGCCGACCAGGCCAATCTTGTATCCATCGTCGATTCTCTGTGGTCGAACAGCGACCTCGATCCCGCGGTCCTGAAGGACATTAAAGAGATTCCGGCCCTCGGCGGGCTCCCCTCCATCATCGAAGATCGGGAAACCGACGCAGGGAAGTCGGAGGATCGGCTGGTGAAGGCCCTGGGCGCCCAGACCGAGGCCGACGACGGCCTGATGGCACGGTATTTTGACCGGCACATCTCCCAGTTCGTGAGCAGGAGGCTTGCCCATACCGGCATAATGCCCAACCACATCACGCTGATCGGCATGACCCTGGGGCTGATCGGCGCACTGCTCCTTTCCCTGCAGGGCTACTGGGTCAAGGTCGTCGGTTCGTTTCTGTTCGTGGTCTGTGTGATCGTGGATGGAGTCGACGGCGAGGTTGCGCGCCTGAAAATGAAAGAGAGCACCTTCGGGCATTACCTGGACATCGTGACCGACAACATCGTGCACGCGGCCATATTCGTGGGGATCGCCTTCGGCCTGTACCACGACACCGGCGATGCGGGATATCTCGGTTATCTGTGGGTGCTCCTGGGAGGGTTTTGCGTCTGCCTGGTCGCCGTCTACGTGTTCATCCTGCGGCTCGATGCCGACACCCTGAGCCGTTCGCCCAAGACGTTGCGCATCATGGCCCTGGTGACCAATCGCGACTTTGCCTATCTCGTGTTTGCCCTCGCCGTGATCGGCCGGCTGAGCTGGTTCCTGCTGGGCGCGGCGCTAGGGTCCTACGCGTTCGCGATCGTCTTGTGTTTCGTCGGCTCTCGCGAGCGACGCACGCGCGCCGCCGCGATCAAGCACCCGGCTTCCTCCCAGTGA
- a CDS encoding radical SAM protein has protein sequence MSRKMSRSEMLIGGCKYFKYLTKGGLFNINLEVTKRCNARCNFCDYWKEKPTGELGDYVEVVRKLAPLSVSLTGGEPLLRADLPELIASLRRSFGFLFISLITNGSLLTRENGVALWEAGLDEMSISLDYLDERHDEGRGIHGLAGHILALAPRLGSAGVNLCFNVVLKRGNYREVPRLVRECARMGIKVSLSTYNCWRTDNLDHMIEQAELRRLEQVIGELKVLKRTLGNLTTSIFYLDRIPEFFEKRRIPGCTAGVNWVQVTPDGMIKRCSDHPAAAHYTEWHGRTFEPTDCGRCWYSCRGAAQEPWSLRHFVEMSRDALTA, from the coding sequence ATGTCCCGCAAAATGAGTCGTTCGGAAATGCTCATCGGGGGTTGCAAGTACTTCAAGTACTTGACGAAAGGCGGCCTTTTCAATATCAACCTGGAGGTCACCAAGAGGTGCAATGCGCGCTGCAACTTCTGCGATTACTGGAAGGAAAAGCCGACCGGGGAGCTCGGGGATTATGTGGAGGTGGTGAGAAAGCTGGCTCCCCTCTCGGTCAGCCTCACCGGTGGGGAACCGCTCCTGAGAGCGGACCTTCCGGAGTTGATCGCATCGTTGCGCCGCAGTTTCGGATTCCTCTTCATATCCCTCATCACCAACGGCTCGCTGCTGACCAGGGAGAATGGCGTCGCGCTCTGGGAGGCCGGGCTCGACGAAATGTCCATTTCGTTGGACTATCTCGACGAGAGGCATGACGAAGGCCGCGGCATTCACGGCCTTGCCGGGCATATCCTGGCCCTGGCCCCCCGGCTCGGTTCCGCCGGCGTCAATCTCTGCTTCAACGTGGTCCTCAAGAGGGGAAACTACAGGGAGGTGCCGCGCCTGGTGCGCGAATGCGCCCGGATGGGGATCAAGGTTTCCTTGAGCACCTATAACTGCTGGCGCACCGACAACCTTGACCATATGATCGAACAGGCGGAGCTTCGCCGGCTGGAACAGGTCATCGGGGAGCTGAAAGTCCTCAAGAGGACCCTCGGCAACCTCACGACCAGTATCTTTTACCTGGACAGGATTCCGGAGTTTTTCGAGAAAAGGAGGATCCCGGGCTGTACCGCCGGCGTGAACTGGGTCCAGGTCACCCCCGACGGGATGATCAAGCGGTGCTCGGACCACCCTGCCGCCGCCCATTACACCGAATGGCACGGCAGGACGTTCGAACCGACCGACTGTGGCCGCTGCTGGTATTCCTGCCGCGGGGCGGCCCAGGAACCATGGTCCCTGCGGCATTTTGTGGAGATGTCCAGGGATGCGCTCACGGCATGA
- a CDS encoding lysylphosphatidylglycerol synthase domain-containing protein, whose translation MKHFHTGSIILGIILLCVLTWQIGIGELWHEMALLGWGLVPLIAIEGVADLFHTLGWRHCLKDVHRSFPFFRLFRIRLAGYSINYLTPTASLGGELTKGTLLTENGSGATAASGVIIGKLAYTLAQLLFVGVGSIVTLWNVALPAGVWPAMLAGSALLAVGVIGFLLVQKYGALGYLVQWVARRNFGGTVLHKAADHVSDVDVELRRFYRDRPWELPLAMFWHAAGFACGIAQSWYFLYLLTGHTSLAVAAGIWFLSSWFDFLTFAIPLGIGIQEATRVIALKALGYDLVMGLAYGVTLRLEQIFWAGCGLLCYATLLSKKPKSEPAHAKADVQCDVS comes from the coding sequence ATGAAGCACTTTCACACGGGCAGCATCATCCTGGGGATTATCCTCCTGTGCGTTCTCACCTGGCAGATCGGGATCGGCGAGCTGTGGCACGAAATGGCCCTGCTCGGATGGGGACTGGTGCCGCTCATCGCCATCGAGGGGGTGGCCGATCTCTTCCACACCCTGGGCTGGCGCCATTGCCTGAAGGACGTCCACCGGTCCTTTCCCTTTTTCCGACTGTTCCGGATTCGACTGGCCGGCTATTCCATCAACTACCTCACACCGACCGCAAGCCTGGGCGGAGAGCTGACCAAAGGGACGCTCCTGACCGAGAACGGAAGCGGCGCAACGGCGGCCAGCGGCGTGATCATCGGCAAACTGGCGTACACCCTCGCGCAGCTCCTGTTCGTTGGAGTGGGCTCCATCGTCACGCTCTGGAATGTCGCTCTGCCCGCCGGCGTCTGGCCCGCGATGCTCGCCGGCAGCGCGTTGCTGGCGGTTGGGGTGATCGGGTTTCTGCTGGTCCAGAAATACGGAGCACTGGGTTATCTCGTGCAATGGGTCGCCAGGCGCAACTTTGGCGGAACTGTCCTGCACAAGGCCGCGGATCACGTTTCCGACGTGGACGTTGAGCTGCGGCGCTTCTACCGGGACCGTCCGTGGGAATTGCCGCTCGCCATGTTTTGGCATGCCGCGGGTTTCGCGTGCGGTATCGCGCAAAGCTGGTATTTCCTTTACCTGTTGACCGGTCATACTTCCCTGGCGGTGGCCGCGGGCATCTGGTTTTTGAGCAGCTGGTTCGATTTCCTGACCTTTGCCATTCCGCTGGGCATCGGGATTCAAGAGGCAACCAGGGTCATCGCCCTGAAGGCGCTCGGCTACGACCTGGTCATGGGACTTGCCTACGGGGTGACGCTTCGCCTGGAGCAAATCTTCTGGGCAGGATGCGGGTTGCTCTGCTACGCCACTCTACTCTCGAAAAAGCCGAAAAGCGAACCGGCGCACGCCAAGGCCGACGTTCAGTGCGACGTTTCGTGA
- a CDS encoding CDP-alcohol phosphatidyltransferase family protein, with the protein MKPAELTAFATARVESRAHPTRGGSVPRQCVLDASGSGAWEKVGGISTIARMLYHLDKLGIEEVVVLLSSEHGLKGLERWTGGLRLRQAGKDAHLSLAGNLLSMARLDRRFLYLDAAHLVDPRLIKALAAASKTTLTFMDPRDARNGTVRAGLLHVDDLPAWAEEGDAALARRSKPLFPSSIDPYSPEIRGPLTPYFLEVRSREEALEATRLLIRSQQKHVMDLPAEFIDPPFENALTFWLCRTSISPDMVTLIGGAVAFFVAWLFWHGYFVAGALLTFVVEILDGVDGKLARTKLQFSRFGRHEDVFDYLCENSWYVALGVGLSASTPGNWPFFAAALLIFSDTVDNVLYTLAGKWHGKSIDLYRPFDAAFRRIAGRRNIYGFMFIVGFLAGFPLQTFILAAVWAAVTAAIHLVRLIQFGRAVARGCG; encoded by the coding sequence ATGAAGCCCGCTGAATTGACCGCTTTCGCGACAGCCCGCGTGGAAAGCCGCGCCCATCCCACTCGCGGCGGGAGTGTGCCGCGCCAGTGTGTCCTCGATGCCTCCGGAAGCGGCGCCTGGGAGAAAGTCGGCGGCATTTCGACGATCGCCAGAATGCTTTATCACCTGGATAAGCTGGGCATCGAGGAAGTCGTCGTCCTGCTGAGCTCCGAGCACGGGCTCAAGGGGCTCGAAAGATGGACGGGCGGGTTGAGGCTGCGACAAGCGGGCAAAGACGCTCATCTGAGCCTGGCGGGCAATCTCCTTTCCATGGCCCGGCTCGACCGGCGTTTTCTTTACCTTGACGCGGCTCACCTGGTGGACCCTCGTCTCATCAAAGCCCTGGCGGCCGCTTCGAAAACCACCCTCACCTTCATGGACCCACGGGACGCAAGAAACGGGACCGTTCGCGCCGGGTTGCTCCACGTCGACGATCTGCCGGCCTGGGCCGAGGAGGGGGATGCGGCGCTTGCCCGACGCTCCAAACCGCTTTTTCCTTCGAGTATCGATCCGTATTCGCCCGAGATCAGAGGCCCCCTGACACCCTATTTCCTGGAGGTGCGATCGAGGGAAGAGGCTCTCGAGGCGACCCGGCTGCTGATTCGATCCCAGCAGAAGCACGTTATGGACCTGCCCGCCGAGTTCATCGATCCGCCGTTTGAAAACGCGTTGACCTTCTGGCTGTGCAGGACTTCAATTTCGCCCGACATGGTCACGCTCATAGGAGGCGCGGTCGCTTTCTTCGTTGCCTGGTTGTTCTGGCACGGCTATTTTGTGGCTGGTGCCCTGCTCACCTTCGTCGTTGAAATCCTGGATGGAGTCGATGGAAAGCTCGCGCGAACCAAGCTTCAATTCTCGAGATTCGGGCGTCACGAGGATGTCTTCGACTATTTATGCGAAAACAGCTGGTACGTTGCACTGGGCGTGGGATTGAGCGCTTCGACCCCGGGCAATTGGCCTTTTTTTGCCGCCGCCCTGTTGATTTTCTCGGATACCGTCGATAACGTCCTCTACACCCTGGCCGGCAAGTGGCACGGGAAAAGCATCGACCTGTACCGGCCGTTCGACGCGGCTTTCCGGCGGATCGCCGGACGTCGGAACATCTACGGTTTTATGTTCATCGTCGGGTTCCTGGCGGGATTTCCGCTGCAAACCTTTATCCTGGCAGCGGTTTGGGCCGCCGTTACGGCGGCGATTCACCTGGTTCGATTGATCCAATTCGGCAGAGCCGTCGCGCGGGGTTGCGGATGA
- a CDS encoding Gfo/Idh/MocA family protein, which translates to MNESVCGVRTPLRGAIIGLGNVAVHAHLPVWLRNGNFNIEAFVEPSSERIEVGRTLLPGARAYPTMDALLADGGVDFVDICTPPCYHAELALAACSAGMHVFCEKPLTISPERLDDIQKAAERTQRVVFTVNNWKYAPIWVKLCELIEHGRIGTVRSVALEVLRLPNSGGGLSDWRKCAEVAQGGILIDHGWHNLYLIFSLLKEFPLSMEVSMKSPAESGSGLEETVDLTMRFREAEARLHLTWQASCRRNHGVVVGERGKILVNDDHLVLHSAESPPVRFDFPEALSNGSHHAAWMGPVVENFGHEIMEHRHRGTNLTEARWCARLIDLAYRSSRDASGFTTVCNVPPDIRTQ; encoded by the coding sequence ATGAATGAGAGCGTCTGTGGTGTTCGCACCCCGCTTCGGGGGGCCATCATCGGTCTGGGCAACGTGGCGGTCCACGCGCATCTTCCCGTGTGGCTGAGGAACGGGAATTTCAACATCGAGGCGTTCGTGGAACCTTCTTCCGAGCGCATCGAGGTGGGGCGGACATTGCTTCCGGGAGCGCGTGCCTACCCCACAATGGATGCGCTGCTGGCGGACGGAGGGGTGGATTTCGTGGATATCTGCACCCCTCCCTGTTATCATGCCGAGCTCGCTTTGGCGGCATGCAGCGCGGGAATGCACGTGTTTTGCGAGAAACCCCTGACCATCTCTCCGGAACGGCTGGATGACATTCAAAAGGCGGCCGAACGCACGCAGCGGGTCGTTTTCACCGTCAACAACTGGAAATACGCACCCATCTGGGTCAAGCTGTGCGAGCTGATCGAGCACGGCCGGATCGGCACCGTGCGGTCCGTTGCTTTGGAAGTGCTCCGATTGCCCAATTCCGGGGGAGGCCTTTCGGACTGGCGTAAATGCGCGGAGGTGGCTCAGGGCGGAATCCTGATCGACCACGGCTGGCACAATCTCTACCTCATCTTCTCCCTGCTCAAGGAGTTTCCCCTGTCCATGGAGGTTTCCATGAAGTCCCCGGCGGAAAGCGGCTCCGGACTCGAAGAAACCGTGGATCTCACGATGCGGTTTCGCGAGGCGGAGGCCAGGCTGCATCTCACCTGGCAGGCATCCTGCCGCCGTAACCACGGGGTGGTCGTGGGTGAGCGGGGAAAGATTCTTGTCAATGACGACCATCTCGTGCTGCATTCCGCCGAATCCCCTCCCGTTCGCTTCGACTTTCCGGAAGCTCTTTCCAACGGCTCTCATCATGCGGCCTGGATGGGGCCCGTGGTGGAGAACTTCGGCCATGAAATCATGGAACACCGTCACCGGGGCACCAACCTCACTGAAGCCCGGTGGTGCGCCCGCCTCATCGACCTGGCATACCGTTCCAGCCGCGACGCTTCCGGCTTTACCACCGTCTGCAACGTTCCGCCGGACATTCGCACCCAATGA